One region of Quercus lobata isolate SW786 chromosome 2, ValleyOak3.0 Primary Assembly, whole genome shotgun sequence genomic DNA includes:
- the LOC115975194 gene encoding uncharacterized protein LOC115975194 isoform X1, giving the protein MCRSSDYYHGYQSNGRDRLRIRGFFVRFSGLDTRKPIPESLTLLYLSRINDNVLEVDGSTIRPDSPAFVTLHRVVSAKTRSENEVIFGSRERVRANEAVRFEVYLRDEKVLKGIFRKGEGSEWKLECKCAIESEVRVTEAEVHVAVEGHVAMNEKVEMVVKNSNRRTKKKCARLEEIPEEREEQEEESESDGCCRCCGEEESGSDGGDLKEDYTVEMDVEGVRWAVDMGIWVMCFGLGFLVSKASVKSLRRRKMF; this is encoded by the exons ATGTGTAGGTCGTCTGATTATTATCACGGGTACCAATCCAACGGTCGAGATCGTTTGCGAATCCGAGGTTTCTTTGTTCGGTTCTCGGGTCTGGATACTCGGAAACCAATACCGGAGTCGCTGACTCTGCTTTACCTTTCTCGTATAAATGATAACGTGCTCGAGGTGGACGGGTCGACGATCCGACCCGACTCGCCCGCGTTCGTGACGCTCCACCGGGTCGTGAGTGCGAAGACGAGGAGTGAGAACGAGGTTATATTCGGGAGCAGAGAACGGGTTCGGGCCAACGAAGCGGTGCGTTTTGAAGTTTACTTGAGGGACGAGAAGGTCTTGAAGGGGATTTTCAGAAAAGGCGAGGGTAGCGAGTGGAAATTGGAGTGTAAGTGTGCGATAGAGAGTGAGGTTAGAGTTACGGAGGCGGAGGTACACGTGGCGGTGGAGGGACACGTGGCGATGAATGAGAAGGTGGAGATGGTAGTGAAGAATAGTAATAGAAGGACGAAGAAGAAGTGTGCAAGGTTAGAGGAGATTccggaagagagagaagagcaaGAGGAGGAGAGTGAATCGGACGGCTGTTGTCGTTGTTGTGGTGAGGAGGAGAGTGGATCGGACGG TGGAGATTTGAAGGAAGATTATACGGTCGAGATGGATGTGGAAGGAGTGAGATGGGCCGTTGATATGGGGATTTGGGTGATGTgttttgggttggggtttttGGTTTCTAAAGCCTCTGTTAAGAGCTTGAGACGCAGAAAAATGTTTtga
- the LOC115975194 gene encoding uncharacterized protein LOC115975194 isoform X2, producing the protein MCRSSDYYHGYQSNGRDRLRIRGFFVRFSGLDTRKPIPESLTLLYLSRINDNVLEVDGSTIRPDSPAFVTLHRVVSAKTRSENEVIFGSRERVRANEAVRFEVYLRDEKVLKGIFRKGEGSEWKLECKCAIESEVRVTEAEVHVAVEGHVAMNEKVEMVVKNSNRRTKKKCARLEEIPEEREEQEEESESDGCCRCCGEEESGSDGGDLKEDYTVEMDVEGVRWAVDMGIWVMCFGLGFLVSKASVKSLRRRKMF; encoded by the exons ATGTGTAGGTCGTCTGATTATTATCACGGGTACCAATCCAACGGTCGAGATCGTTTGCGAATCCGAGGTTTCTTTGTTCGGTTCTCGGGTCTGGATACTCGGAAACCAATACCGGAGTCGCTGACTCTGCTTTACCTTTCTCGTATAAATGATAACGTGCTCGAGGTGGACGGGTCGACGATCCGACCCGACTCGCCCGCGTTCGTGACGCTCCACCGGGTCGTGAGTGCGAAGACGAGGAGTGAGAACGAGGTTATATTCGGGAGCAGAGAACGGGTTCGGGCCAACGAAGCGGTGCGTTTTGAAGTTTACTTGAGGGACGAGAAGGTCTTGAAGGGGATTTTCAGAAAAGGCGAGGGTAGCGAGTGGAAATTGGAGTGTAAGTGTGCGATAGAGAGTGAGGTTAGAGTTACGGAGGCGGAGGTACACGTGGCGGTGGAGGGACACGTGGCGATGAATGAGAAGGTGGAGATGGTAGTGAAGAATAGTAATAGAAGGACGAAGAAGAAGTGTGCAAGGTTAGAGGAGATTccggaagagagagaagagcaaGAGGAGGAGAGTGAATCGGACGGCTGTTGTCGTTGTTGTG GTGAGGAGGAGAGTGGATCGGACGGTGGAGATTTGAAGGAAGATTATACGGTCGAGATGGATGTGGAAGGAGTGAGATGGGCCGTTGATATGGGGATTTGGGTGATGTgttttgggttggggtttttGGTTTCTAAAGCCTCTGTTAAGAGCTTGAGACGCAGAAAAATGTTTtga
- the LOC115962434 gene encoding uncharacterized protein LOC115962434 codes for MSHDEDQVMDIIHNGFKELYQTQHLACVSTEDIDINWAAALSEEESSSLKNSEAIDEVLTAFCRLSGQRVSKEKSRVLFSKNTSEETRSDICGSLGILETRKFDKYLGFLLKFSDCDSRDFNYIIHKGALLPSRVCKEIDCANRNFLWGSTPEERKMHLVNWDTVTRPKDHGGLGIHKSRRRYLALIAKPNWRLLTENSCP; via the exons ATGAGTCATGATGAGGATCAAGTGATGGATATTATCCATAATGGCTTCAAGGAGCTATACCAAACCCAACACCTGGCCTGTGTCTCCACTGAAGATATTGACATTAATTGGGCTGCTGCCCTCTCTGAAGAGGAGTCCT CTAGTCTCAAGAACAGTGAGGCAATTGATGAAGTGCTAACTGCCTTTTGTCGATTATCTGGGCAAAGAGTTAGCAAGGAAAAATCTAGAGTTCTATTCTCAAAAAACACTTCGGAGGAGACTAGAAGTGATATATGTGGCTCTCTTGGAATCTTAGAAACACGAAAATTTGACAAATACCTGGGTTTTCTGCTAAAATTCTCTGACTGCGACTCTAGAGATTTTAATTACATCATTCACAAG GGGGCTTTGCTTCCAAGTAGAGTTTGCAAGGAAATTGATTGTGCCAACAGGAACTTCTTATGGGGCTCAACTCCTGAAGAAAGGAAGATGCACCTAGTGAATTGGGACACTGTTACTCGACCAAAAGATCATGGTGGGTTGGGTATTCACAAATCAAGGAGGCGGTATCTTGCGCTCATTGCAAAGCCTAATTGGAGATTGCTAACAGAGAACTCCTGCCCTTGA